The Prosthecobacter vanneervenii genome has a segment encoding these proteins:
- a CDS encoding penicillin-binding transpeptidase domain-containing protein, whose product MLFSYDLTPSRTLSRSLAAGYCLLALAPQVLAQAPMALKAQPVISEEDEAKKVKPAAVEKQDLQASWRTETQARALTLSVPAPRGQIVDRHGIPLAQNRAANYLALVMPYLDKASDAEITAFARSTIAKVNQALGKSWSLLDDKVLMHYKHRRWLPLVFSVEEGLNVEITPDMEEKLKPLLGSTLVLQPAYLRHYPQGGTACHIIGYTGKTRPLPTGPIVDGDPVFEEMEGREGIESAFDSDLKGQAGIVNVLFSPDGKRLSEDVRRVPSPGHNVVLSIDYNFQKYAENALKKHTTGGAMVIMDVANGDILAMASNPGFDLNEFVPGIRQKRYDELTKDPHLPLYPRSFRGEYPPASTFKIVTALGALDSGKVDAKTQYDCPNAMEIGDRVFKNWNKEGEGSMNVVSAIKRSCNTWFYRAALEAGADYITNMALRLGFGERTGIPLKAEGEGFVPTNSYLLQHRGHKMLPGDLANVAIGQGMVLATPLQVCQCMAGLGDGTRIPQPRLVLQVQDMADRVVQAYEPKDRKRIDLNPDQRQTVISGMVAVVNGGGGTGHAAAIKQAEIAGKTGTAQWRINKDQNLAWFTGFLPAGKPMFAFAVVYEGEPGEDISGGKKAAPIVSEVFTNIFEKAPADDPMLKAVKDVPKAQMVDESTGPSKDDQEVRTARPATQAAPPPQQKGIGGFFRRLFGR is encoded by the coding sequence ATGCTTTTTTCGTATGATCTGACCCCGTCGCGCACGCTCAGCCGGTCTCTGGCGGCGGGTTACTGTCTGCTGGCGCTGGCACCGCAGGTGCTGGCCCAGGCCCCGATGGCGCTCAAGGCGCAGCCCGTGATTTCCGAAGAGGACGAGGCCAAGAAGGTCAAACCCGCCGCAGTGGAAAAGCAGGACCTCCAGGCCTCCTGGCGCACCGAGACCCAGGCGCGCGCCCTCACCCTCAGCGTGCCCGCCCCGCGCGGCCAGATCGTGGACCGCCACGGCATCCCGCTGGCGCAGAACCGGGCGGCCAACTACCTCGCGCTCGTCATGCCGTATCTGGACAAAGCCAGCGATGCCGAGATCACCGCCTTTGCCCGCAGCACCATCGCCAAGGTGAACCAGGCCCTGGGCAAGAGCTGGTCCCTGCTGGATGACAAGGTGCTCATGCACTACAAGCACCGCCGCTGGCTGCCGCTCGTCTTCTCCGTGGAGGAGGGGCTGAATGTGGAGATCACCCCGGACATGGAGGAAAAGCTGAAGCCCCTCCTGGGCAGCACGCTGGTGCTGCAGCCCGCCTACCTGCGCCATTACCCCCAGGGCGGCACGGCCTGCCACATCATCGGCTACACCGGCAAGACCCGCCCGCTGCCCACCGGCCCCATCGTGGATGGCGACCCCGTGTTTGAGGAAATGGAAGGCCGCGAGGGCATCGAGAGCGCCTTTGACAGCGACCTCAAAGGCCAGGCCGGCATTGTGAACGTGCTCTTCAGCCCCGATGGCAAGCGCCTCTCTGAAGACGTGCGCCGCGTGCCCAGCCCGGGGCACAACGTGGTGCTCTCCATCGACTACAACTTCCAGAAATACGCCGAAAACGCCCTCAAAAAGCACACCACCGGCGGGGCCATGGTCATCATGGACGTGGCCAATGGCGACATCCTGGCCATGGCGTCCAATCCCGGCTTTGACCTCAATGAATTCGTGCCCGGCATCCGCCAGAAACGCTACGACGAGCTGACCAAGGACCCCCACCTGCCGCTCTACCCGCGCTCCTTCCGTGGCGAATACCCGCCCGCCTCCACCTTCAAGATCGTCACCGCCCTGGGCGCGCTGGACAGCGGCAAGGTGGACGCCAAGACGCAGTATGACTGCCCCAACGCCATGGAGATCGGCGACCGCGTGTTCAAGAACTGGAACAAGGAAGGGGAGGGCAGCATGAACGTGGTCAGCGCCATCAAGCGCTCGTGCAACACCTGGTTCTACCGCGCCGCGCTGGAGGCCGGGGCCGACTACATCACCAACATGGCGCTGCGCCTGGGCTTTGGCGAGCGCACCGGCATCCCGCTCAAGGCGGAGGGGGAGGGCTTTGTGCCCACCAACAGCTACCTGCTCCAGCATCGCGGCCACAAGATGCTCCCGGGGGATCTGGCCAATGTGGCCATCGGCCAGGGCATGGTGCTGGCCACGCCGCTGCAGGTCTGCCAGTGCATGGCGGGCCTGGGGGACGGCACCCGCATTCCGCAGCCACGCCTCGTCCTGCAGGTGCAGGACATGGCAGACCGCGTGGTGCAGGCCTACGAGCCCAAGGACCGCAAGCGCATCGACCTCAATCCCGACCAGCGCCAGACCGTGATCAGCGGCATGGTGGCCGTGGTGAATGGCGGCGGCGGCACCGGCCACGCCGCAGCCATCAAGCAGGCGGAGATCGCGGGCAAGACGGGCACCGCGCAGTGGCGCATCAACAAGGATCAAAACCTCGCGTGGTTCACCGGCTTCCTCCCGGCGGGCAAGCCCATGTTTGCCTTTGCCGTCGTCTATGAGGGCGAGCCCGGAGAGGACATCAGCGGTGGCAAAAAAGCCGCGCCGATCGTGAGCGAGGTCTTCACCAACATCTTTGAAAAAGCCCCGGCAGACGACCCCATGCTGAAGGCGGTGAAAGATGTGCCCAAGGCCCAGATGGTGGATGAGTCCACCGGCCCGTCCAAAGACGATCAGGAGGTGCGCACCGCGCGCCCTGCCACCCAGGCAGCCCCGCCTCCGCAGCAGAAGGGCATCGGCGGCTTCTTCCGCCGTCTCTTTGGCCGCTGA
- a CDS encoding MFS transporter has product MTDTPTGKADMKLFWACFIALVATSFVFGVRAATIGELQSSFNLSESEKSLINGAGMWPFALSIIFFSLIIDRVGYKLVALFAAACHVVSLVLTLKASGFYSFYLSSLLVAVANGTVESFINPVVATAFSHNKSKWLNILHAGWPAGMALGALFCALLPDTKLFFSAVWQFRFALCFIPVVLYTLLILPRSFPVNERVAAGVSYRDMLKEVGAVGFFIIGTFTYCAVVQLLGYEASLLASVAAGVALGVAAGVYTGALGNWLFIIVLITIGPLATTELGTDGWMPELLKLSGPDIPNFGTWVFVYVSVLMTVMRFYAGPIVHRFSPIGLLVISAAIAITGLVFLSNSVGWVILAAATVYALGKTFLWSTTLGLTAEQFPKGGALTLNGVSAVGVLFLGVLGGPYIGHKQDHDMDHRLSAPAHTALYAQIKGEPKAGIFGSAPTLNQEKIKALSDPQRQELETVQAASKRSVFTTIAILPSFMLVCYLGMFLWFKARGGYKPVAIADH; this is encoded by the coding sequence ATGACTGACACCCCCACCGGCAAGGCCGACATGAAACTCTTCTGGGCCTGCTTCATCGCCCTGGTCGCCACCTCGTTTGTCTTTGGCGTGCGCGCCGCCACCATCGGCGAGCTGCAGAGCAGCTTTAACCTCTCCGAGTCCGAGAAGTCCCTGATCAATGGCGCGGGCATGTGGCCCTTTGCGCTGAGCATCATCTTCTTCAGCCTGATCATCGACCGCGTGGGCTACAAGCTGGTGGCGCTGTTTGCCGCCGCCTGCCATGTGGTGTCTCTGGTGCTCACACTCAAAGCCTCGGGCTTTTACAGCTTTTACCTCAGCTCCCTGCTCGTGGCCGTGGCCAATGGCACGGTGGAGTCCTTCATCAATCCGGTGGTGGCCACCGCCTTCAGCCACAACAAATCCAAATGGCTGAACATCCTGCACGCCGGATGGCCCGCAGGCATGGCGCTGGGTGCGCTCTTCTGCGCGCTGCTGCCAGATACCAAGCTCTTCTTCTCCGCCGTGTGGCAGTTCCGCTTTGCGCTGTGCTTCATCCCCGTGGTGCTCTACACCCTGCTCATCCTGCCGCGCAGCTTCCCGGTGAATGAGCGCGTGGCCGCCGGCGTGAGCTACCGGGACATGCTCAAGGAAGTGGGCGCGGTGGGCTTCTTCATCATCGGCACCTTCACCTACTGCGCCGTGGTGCAGCTGCTGGGGTATGAGGCCTCCCTGCTGGCCTCCGTGGCCGCAGGCGTGGCGCTGGGTGTGGCCGCTGGCGTGTACACCGGGGCGCTGGGAAACTGGCTCTTCATCATCGTGCTCATCACCATCGGGCCGCTGGCCACCACCGAGCTGGGCACCGACGGCTGGATGCCCGAGCTGCTGAAGCTCAGCGGGCCTGACATCCCGAACTTTGGCACCTGGGTGTTTGTGTATGTGTCCGTGCTCATGACCGTGATGCGCTTCTACGCAGGCCCCATCGTGCATCGGTTCTCGCCCATCGGGCTGCTCGTCATCAGCGCGGCCATCGCCATCACCGGGCTGGTGTTTCTCTCCAATTCCGTCGGCTGGGTCATCCTGGCCGCAGCCACCGTCTATGCGCTGGGCAAGACCTTCCTGTGGAGCACCACCCTGGGCCTGACTGCCGAGCAGTTTCCCAAAGGCGGCGCGCTGACTCTCAATGGCGTCTCCGCCGTGGGCGTGCTCTTCCTGGGCGTGCTGGGCGGCCCCTACATCGGCCACAAGCAGGACCACGACATGGACCACCGCCTCTCCGCCCCGGCCCACACCGCGCTCTACGCGCAGATCAAAGGAGAGCCCAAAGCAGGCATCTTTGGCAGCGCCCCCACGCTCAATCAGGAGAAGATCAAAGCCCTGAGCGACCCCCAGCGCCAGGAGCTGGAAACCGTGCAGGCCGCCAGCAAACGCAGCGTCTTCACCACCATCGCCATCCTCCCCAGCTTCATGCTGGTGTGCTACCTCGGCATGTTCCTCTGGTTCAAGGCCAGAGGCGGCTACAAGCCCGTGGCGATCGCGGATCATTGA
- a CDS encoding DNA cytosine methyltransferase, translating into MPKRVAEFFAGIGLMRMGLDREGWTTVWANDLDEKKQEMYEHNFSNKDCEFVLEDVHKIDSKDIPDIELATASFPCNDLSLAGARHGLAGSNSSAFWGFIASIKGMGKRRPPLVLLENVAGFLTSNNGNDFRDALLALNDLGYAVDAFILDAVRFVPQSRVRLFVVGSKAKATRVQEASLALLQSDVRPPALADFIFMNPDIGWSVRSLPSLPPANNHLADIIEDVPLNSELWWSKERCEYLLNQMSDKHLAEAKRMIAGSKLSYGTVFRRVRNGRSMGELRTDGIAGCLRTPRGGSGRQILFCAGKGQYRVRLLTPLECARLMGANGYKINVPLNQALFGFGDAVCVPAVQWIASNYLNPLLDEMMHTPMPLPSARKQVHYTAAGRRITKSKA; encoded by the coding sequence ATGCCGAAACGCGTTGCTGAATTTTTTGCCGGAATAGGGCTCATGAGGATGGGGCTGGACAGGGAAGGCTGGACCACAGTCTGGGCGAATGATCTTGATGAAAAGAAGCAGGAAATGTACGAACACAACTTCAGCAACAAAGATTGCGAATTTGTGCTTGAGGATGTGCATAAAATCGACAGCAAAGACATTCCGGACATTGAATTGGCAACCGCCTCGTTTCCCTGTAACGATCTGTCATTGGCAGGAGCCAGACACGGTCTTGCTGGAAGCAACTCCTCGGCTTTTTGGGGCTTTATTGCATCAATCAAGGGCATGGGTAAACGTCGCCCACCCCTGGTGCTTTTGGAGAATGTTGCAGGATTCTTGACGTCAAACAATGGCAATGACTTCCGCGATGCGCTGCTGGCCTTAAATGATTTGGGATACGCAGTTGATGCTTTCATTCTGGACGCAGTGAGGTTCGTGCCACAGAGTCGCGTACGTCTGTTTGTTGTTGGCAGCAAAGCAAAAGCCACAAGAGTCCAGGAAGCCTCCTTAGCACTGCTGCAAAGTGATGTACGTCCTCCTGCCCTAGCTGACTTCATTTTTATGAACCCTGACATCGGCTGGTCAGTTCGAAGCTTGCCATCACTTCCACCAGCAAACAACCATCTGGCAGATATTATCGAGGATGTGCCCCTCAACTCGGAATTATGGTGGTCAAAGGAGCGCTGCGAATACCTTCTGAATCAGATGAGCGACAAGCATCTCGCGGAGGCAAAGCGTATGATTGCTGGCTCAAAGCTTTCATATGGCACAGTCTTCAGACGTGTGCGAAATGGGCGATCCATGGGTGAACTTCGCACCGATGGCATAGCAGGCTGCCTTAGAACGCCTCGCGGCGGAAGCGGCCGTCAAATTTTATTCTGTGCAGGAAAAGGTCAGTATCGGGTAAGGCTTCTCACACCTCTTGAGTGCGCACGCCTCATGGGTGCTAATGGCTACAAGATAAATGTCCCGCTCAATCAGGCGCTTTTCGGCTTTGGGGATGCCGTCTGCGTTCCAGCCGTGCAGTGGATTGCCAGCAATTACCTCAATCCGTTGCTGGACGAAATGATGCATACCCCAATGCCTTTGCCATCAGCCAGAAAACAAGTCCATTACACTGCCGCAGGACGACGGATAACGAAATCGAAAGCATGA
- a CDS encoding DUF4928 family protein: MSELVSTLEQLASGQRKFLNKGGLCVGLVITKTAQERGLPIAPESLRTEEGGQVAGLGKAAVQNILADYGITKVLAEEGGRTSRGSLGLMESYVKTLNELHAKLRDIDLDIAMNWWIEKVKLYLASEGPKFNFDTSKSVAANLADIFVQAMEIQKNSGGANFVGAMLQHMVGAKLDIVLGQGAVSHHGFSVADHSTDRAADFQVNEVAIHVTTHPSEALIRKAAANLRTGLKPLIVTLADGVEGAAYLLKNTEWKDRIDVIDAAQFLTANVYERSLFKAVECKTTLVSILTRYNEIVAECETDPVLRIRL; the protein is encoded by the coding sequence ATGAGTGAACTTGTCAGCACATTGGAGCAGCTCGCATCAGGCCAGCGCAAATTCCTGAACAAAGGTGGATTATGCGTCGGCTTGGTTATCACCAAAACAGCGCAAGAAAGAGGCCTTCCCATCGCCCCTGAATCTCTGCGAACAGAAGAGGGTGGACAGGTTGCTGGCCTTGGGAAGGCAGCCGTACAAAATATACTTGCCGACTACGGCATCACAAAAGTCCTGGCTGAAGAAGGTGGTAGAACAAGCCGAGGCAGCCTTGGATTGATGGAAAGTTATGTCAAAACACTCAACGAGCTGCATGCAAAGCTGAGAGATATTGACTTGGACATAGCCATGAACTGGTGGATCGAGAAGGTAAAGTTATACCTGGCCAGCGAAGGCCCCAAGTTCAATTTTGACACCAGCAAGTCAGTCGCCGCCAATCTTGCCGACATTTTTGTTCAGGCGATGGAGATTCAGAAGAATTCAGGCGGGGCGAACTTTGTCGGAGCCATGCTTCAGCATATGGTTGGAGCCAAGCTGGACATCGTCTTGGGACAGGGAGCCGTCTCACACCACGGGTTTTCTGTCGCAGACCACTCCACAGACAGAGCCGCTGATTTTCAAGTCAATGAAGTGGCAATCCATGTAACAACGCACCCTTCAGAAGCACTGATTAGGAAGGCAGCCGCCAATCTCAGAACGGGACTAAAGCCGCTGATCGTAACGCTTGCTGACGGAGTTGAAGGAGCAGCATACCTGCTCAAAAACACCGAATGGAAAGACCGTATTGACGTGATTGATGCCGCCCAATTTCTCACGGCAAACGTCTATGAACGCAGCCTGTTCAAGGCCGTTGAATGCAAGACCACCCTTGTCAGCATTTTAACCCGCTACAACGAGATCGTTGCAGAATGTGAAACCGATCCAGTTTTGCGCATTCGCTTGTAA
- a CDS encoding DUF3987 domain-containing protein — MKSRPSSPRTFKTNDAMKYQNYTPDTTKDLFSIKPAPAPAAAASAASAASSPAVPDETAASASSAAPPPAHTPETAPVTHSADTAALMALPAFRPSADWSHLRARPAAAPHADGETSATSPTSPTSPGGCTHTQTVGGETSPTSPISPQGCTHAVQVGRLVPQPPLPSAGCTPSVESPVQVTSGETSPISPTSPQGYAHAAQVGRLVPQPPLPSAGCTPSVESPVQVTSGETSPTSPTSPTSPQGYAHPPPASDEPSLIPTDGKMREHPIPEDSILADYRDFVRQVSELPDGLIIAPVLALCGRLLTPHVTLDFGGTKPLTIYNFVTTPSGLRKSTTFAPAEKIARKILMDCDLLYGNASDSALFDSFEVQPHRLQFEDEGNTILRTWETSSHGREVSARYLKLYDGAPWSQNYLRERKLHDEGSAERSISQATLSLCIGSTFGVARLDQLEAGSGLRRRFGFYLSSHRERYLDWPETLNGPEIAHLAGLFEELTHLKGVVGRQSFTPEAWEYWRGLQQRNRRRCESIPGYTDKEESLLSSLNESPARCLKLAVIFQACRWARDNRVDPYTITADVLALAEAHQNACLDSLVELEATSGRCEVEDTAEWLLAQISGDHPGQRSADIVRSDLTRRYALHGGRRGALTASRLYGEILPRLIEKGQCCIRSKVGKRITYTFTWD; from the coding sequence ATGAAATCACGCCCATCCTCACCCAGAACATTCAAGACCAACGATGCCATGAAATACCAGAACTACACACCTGATACCACCAAAGACCTCTTTTCCATAAAGCCCGCACCTGCACCTGCAGCGGCGGCTTCGGCTGCATCCGCTGCTTCATCCCCGGCTGTGCCGGATGAGACAGCGGCCTCCGCCTCCAGTGCGGCACCGCCTCCGGCCCACACGCCGGAGACTGCGCCCGTCACCCACTCGGCCGACACCGCCGCGCTGATGGCCCTGCCCGCCTTCCGCCCCTCCGCCGACTGGTCCCACCTGCGCGCCCGCCCTGCCGCCGCGCCCCATGCTGATGGAGAAACTTCCGCAACTTCTCCAACTTCTCCAACTTCTCCGGGGGGATGTACGCATACACAGACTGTCGGTGGAGAAACTTCTCCAACTTCTCCAATTTCTCCGCAGGGGTGTACACACGCAGTGCAGGTAGGGCGGCTGGTCCCCCAGCCGCCGCTGCCCAGCGCAGGATGCACGCCCTCGGTAGAAAGCCCGGTGCAGGTCACCAGCGGAGAAACTTCTCCAATTTCTCCAACTTCTCCGCAGGGGTATGCACACGCAGCGCAGGTAGGGCGGCTGGTCCCCCAGCCGCCGCTGCCCAGCGCAGGATGTACGCCCTCGGTAGAAAGCCCGGTGCAGGTCACCAGCGGAGAAACTTCTCCAACTTCTCCAACTTCTCCAACTTCTCCGCAGGGGTATGCACACCCGCCGCCAGCCAGCGACGAGCCCTCCCTCATTCCCACGGATGGAAAAATGCGCGAGCATCCCATCCCAGAGGATTCCATCCTGGCAGACTATCGAGATTTTGTGCGCCAGGTGTCAGAGCTGCCAGATGGCCTCATCATCGCACCAGTGCTGGCACTGTGCGGCAGGCTGCTCACGCCACACGTCACGCTGGACTTTGGCGGCACCAAGCCGCTGACGATCTACAACTTCGTCACCACACCTTCTGGCCTGCGCAAGAGCACCACCTTTGCTCCGGCGGAAAAGATCGCGCGCAAGATCCTGATGGACTGCGATCTCCTCTACGGCAATGCCAGTGACTCTGCGCTGTTTGACAGCTTTGAGGTGCAGCCGCACCGGTTGCAGTTTGAGGATGAGGGAAACACCATCCTGCGCACCTGGGAGACCAGCTCACATGGGCGCGAAGTTTCAGCAAGATACCTGAAACTCTACGATGGCGCACCGTGGTCACAGAACTACCTGCGCGAGCGCAAGCTGCACGATGAAGGCAGCGCCGAGCGCAGCATCTCGCAGGCCACGCTGAGCCTGTGCATTGGCAGCACCTTTGGGGTGGCACGGCTGGACCAGCTGGAGGCTGGCAGCGGCCTGCGGCGGCGCTTTGGCTTCTACCTCTCCAGCCACCGGGAGCGCTATCTCGACTGGCCGGAAACCCTCAACGGCCCCGAGATCGCCCACCTGGCGGGCCTGTTTGAGGAGCTGACCCACCTCAAGGGCGTGGTCGGCCGGCAGAGCTTTACGCCGGAGGCCTGGGAGTACTGGCGCGGCCTGCAGCAGCGCAACCGCAGGCGCTGCGAGAGCATACCAGGATATACCGATAAAGAGGAGAGTCTGCTATCCAGCCTGAATGAGAGCCCCGCCCGCTGTCTCAAGCTGGCCGTCATCTTCCAGGCCTGCCGGTGGGCCAGGGACAACCGTGTGGACCCCTACACCATCACCGCAGACGTGCTGGCGTTGGCAGAGGCACACCAAAATGCCTGCCTCGACTCGCTGGTGGAGCTGGAGGCCACCAGCGGCCGCTGTGAGGTGGAGGACACCGCCGAGTGGCTGCTGGCGCAGATCAGCGGAGACCACCCAGGGCAGAGGAGCGCTGACATCGTCCGCAGCGATCTCACCCGCCGCTACGCCCTTCATGGCGGCCGCCGTGGCGCCCTCACCGCCTCCCGCCTCTACGGCGAGATCCTTCCCCGTCTCATCGAGAAAGGCCAGTGCTGCATCCGCTCCAAAGTGGGCAAGCGCATCACCTACACCTTCACCTGGGACTGA
- a CDS encoding helix-turn-helix domain-containing protein, producing MEDNTTTGSASPGAAHTSAARPPEKLLTAQRLARILGLSRREVEKWTRKKILPTVKVGRCRRYEPARVLVALEQYEKVVAADREESLVLAYRRHGYSSVFGALMCFRWYCGEDRS from the coding sequence ATGGAAGACAACACTACCACAGGCAGCGCCAGCCCCGGTGCCGCCCACACATCCGCAGCACGGCCTCCCGAAAAGCTGCTCACTGCACAGAGGCTGGCGCGCATCCTGGGCCTCTCCCGCCGGGAGGTGGAAAAATGGACGCGTAAAAAGATCCTGCCCACGGTCAAGGTGGGCCGCTGCCGACGCTATGAGCCTGCCAGGGTGCTCGTGGCGCTGGAGCAGTATGAAAAGGTGGTGGCCGCCGACCGGGAGGAGAGCCTGGTGCTGGCTTACAGGCGTCATGGCTACAGCTCTGTTTTTGGGGCTCTGATGTGCTTCCGCTGGTACTGTGGGGAGGACCGCTCATGA